A genomic segment from Drosophila miranda strain MSH22 chromosome 3, D.miranda_PacBio2.1, whole genome shotgun sequence encodes:
- the LOC108160598 gene encoding aquaporin AQPcic isoform X2, which translates to MTRECWDRCLKVFKMKGSTLDKICCFLAELIGTGMLIFLGCMGCVKSDLFPNNHLQIILNFGLAVMICIQCFGCVSGAHLNPAVTVAAYIYELVTLPMAFVYFVAQMLGAFIGYGLLKVLLPEDTLSAGVGLCVTLPHNSISHAQAFGIEFVITAILVIVCCGVWDPRNSKFHDSVAIRFGLAISCLACAAGPFTGASMNPARSFAPALWNAHFDSNWIYWLAPLSAAAVTAYAYKAVFRREVVEAEITSHEKLRQLEDVQLS; encoded by the exons ATGACTCGCGAGTGTTGGGATCG TTGCTTGAAAGTATTCAAAATGAAGGGATCGACACTGGACAAAATCTGCTGCTTCCTGGCCGAGCTCATCGGCACAGGCATGCTGATCTTCCTCGGCTGCATGGGATGCGTGAAGTCGGACCTGTTCCCCAACAACCATCTGCAGATTATTCTCAACTTCGGTCTGGCGGTCATGATCTGCATCCAGTGCTTCGGCTGTGTGTCCGGCGCCCATCTCAATCCAGCGGTAACTGTTGCCGCCTATATCTACGAGTTGGTCACACTTCCCATGGCCTTTGTCTACTTTGTGGCCCAGATGCTGGGCGCCTTCATTGGCTACGGCCTGCTGAAGGTTCTCCTGCCCGAGGACACCCTCAGTGCGGGCGTTGGCCTGTGTGTGACCTTGCCCCACAACAGCATTAGCCATGCTCAGGCCTTTGGCATTGAGTTCGTGATCACTGCCATCCTGGTGATTGTCTGCTGCGGCGTCTGGGATCCCCGCAACTCCAAGTTCCATGACTCTGTTGCCATTCGCTTCGGTCTGGCCATTTCCTGCCTTGCCTGCGCTGCC GGTCCCTTCACCGGTGCCAGCATGAACCCGGCCAGGTCCTTTGCTCCTGCCCTGTGGAACGCCCACTTCGATTCCAACTGGATCTACTGGCTGGCTCCACTCAGTGCTGCCGCCGTTACCGCCTACGCCTACAAGGCCGTCTTCCGGCGGGAGGTGGTGGAGGCGGAGATCACCAGCCACGAGAAGCTGCGCCAGCTGGAGGACGTACAGCTCTCGTAG
- the LOC108160598 gene encoding aquaporin AQPcic isoform X1, translated as MPSSREQEQPPLQGVENHPQDSGPAEAQMKSCLKVFKMKGSTLDKICCFLAELIGTGMLIFLGCMGCVKSDLFPNNHLQIILNFGLAVMICIQCFGCVSGAHLNPAVTVAAYIYELVTLPMAFVYFVAQMLGAFIGYGLLKVLLPEDTLSAGVGLCVTLPHNSISHAQAFGIEFVITAILVIVCCGVWDPRNSKFHDSVAIRFGLAISCLACAAGPFTGASMNPARSFAPALWNAHFDSNWIYWLAPLSAAAVTAYAYKAVFRREVVEAEITSHEKLRQLEDVQLS; from the exons ATGCCATCGAGCCGTGAGCAGGAGCAGCCGCCACTTCAGGGGGTGGAAAATCACCCTCAAGACTCGGGCCCCGCTGAGGCGCAAATGAAAAG TTGCTTGAAAGTATTCAAAATGAAGGGATCGACACTGGACAAAATCTGCTGCTTCCTGGCCGAGCTCATCGGCACAGGCATGCTGATCTTCCTCGGCTGCATGGGATGCGTGAAGTCGGACCTGTTCCCCAACAACCATCTGCAGATTATTCTCAACTTCGGTCTGGCGGTCATGATCTGCATCCAGTGCTTCGGCTGTGTGTCCGGCGCCCATCTCAATCCAGCGGTAACTGTTGCCGCCTATATCTACGAGTTGGTCACACTTCCCATGGCCTTTGTCTACTTTGTGGCCCAGATGCTGGGCGCCTTCATTGGCTACGGCCTGCTGAAGGTTCTCCTGCCCGAGGACACCCTCAGTGCGGGCGTTGGCCTGTGTGTGACCTTGCCCCACAACAGCATTAGCCATGCTCAGGCCTTTGGCATTGAGTTCGTGATCACTGCCATCCTGGTGATTGTCTGCTGCGGCGTCTGGGATCCCCGCAACTCCAAGTTCCATGACTCTGTTGCCATTCGCTTCGGTCTGGCCATTTCCTGCCTTGCCTGCGCTGCC GGTCCCTTCACCGGTGCCAGCATGAACCCGGCCAGGTCCTTTGCTCCTGCCCTGTGGAACGCCCACTTCGATTCCAACTGGATCTACTGGCTGGCTCCACTCAGTGCTGCCGCCGTTACCGCCTACGCCTACAAGGCCGTCTTCCGGCGGGAGGTGGTGGAGGCGGAGATCACCAGCCACGAGAAGCTGCGCCAGCTGGAGGACGTACAGCTCTCGTAG
- the LOC117185829 gene encoding aquaporin-like isoform X2: protein MSNTSTSRSSCWLLQPRQLNNICIVFAELIATAMLMFLGCMGCIQNSFFSNSNFQSALNFGFVVLICIQCFGCVCGAHLNPAVTLANYIYNMISLPMAISYFVAQMVGAFIGYGLLKAVMPESAIYSSSTSSGVCVTSLHSSLTGLQGVVIEFLITSALIAICCGVWDPRNAKNQDSVPVRFALAIACLSLTAGQFTGASMNPARSFAPAIWNGAWENHWIYWVGPLAGALVSSLIYKYAFRREVQAQEEQESTMSTKRTSELEFA, encoded by the exons ATGTCCAATACAAGCACGAG TCGCTCGTCCTGTTGGCTGCTTCAGCCGCGGCAGTTGAACAATATCTGCATCGTCTTCGCCGAACTAATTGCCACAGCCATGCTGATGTTCCTCGGCTGCATGGGCTGCATCCAGAATTCGTTcttctccaactccaacttCCAGAGTGCGCTCAACTTCGGTTTTGTTGTCCTGATCTGCATCCAGTGCTTTGGCTGCGTGTGCGGTGCCCATCTCAATCCCGCCGTGACGTTGGCCAACTATATCTACAACATGATCTCCCTGCCCATGGCCATTTCCTACTTTGTCGCGCAGATGGTGGGGGCCTTCATCGGCTATGGTCTGCTCAAGGCCGTCATGCCAGAGAGCGCCATATACAGCTCTAGCACGTCGAGTGGCGTCTGCGTAACCTCCCTCCACAGCAGCCTGACGGGGCTGCAGGGCGTGGTCATCGAGTTCCTGATCACCAGCGCCCTGATTGCCATTTGCTGTGGCGTCTGGGATCCGCGCAATGCCAAGAACCAGGACTCGGTGCCAGTGCGTTTCGCCCTAGCCATCGCCTGCCTCTCCTTGACTGCG GGTCAGTTCACAGGAGCCAGCATGAATCCGGCGCGCTCTTTTGCCCCGGCCATTTGGAACGGAGCCTGGGAGAATCACTGGATCTACTGGGTGGGTCCCCTGGCAGGAGCTCTCGTCTCATCGCTCATCTACAAGTATGCTTTCCGACGAGAGGTTCAGGCACAGGAAGAGCAGGAATCCACCATGTCCACCAAGCGGACCTCTGAACTAGAGTTCGCCTAG
- the LOC117185829 gene encoding aquaporin-like isoform X1: protein MSVQQQPQQALPTIAAILNHQQKTGVVGAGAGGAMAMPSSAKPKTKSRSSCWLLQPRQLNNICIVFAELIATAMLMFLGCMGCIQNSFFSNSNFQSALNFGFVVLICIQCFGCVCGAHLNPAVTLANYIYNMISLPMAISYFVAQMVGAFIGYGLLKAVMPESAIYSSSTSSGVCVTSLHSSLTGLQGVVIEFLITSALIAICCGVWDPRNAKNQDSVPVRFALAIACLSLTAGQFTGASMNPARSFAPAIWNGAWENHWIYWVGPLAGALVSSLIYKYAFRREVQAQEEQESTMSTKRTSELEFA, encoded by the exons ATGTCTGTGCAACAACAGCCGCAGCAGGCATTGCCCACAATTGCTGCAATTCTCAATCATCAGCAGAAGACGGGAGTCGTCGGAGCAGGTGCAGGAGGAGCCATGGCCATGCCATCCAGTGCAAAGCCAAAGACAAAAAG TCGCTCGTCCTGTTGGCTGCTTCAGCCGCGGCAGTTGAACAATATCTGCATCGTCTTCGCCGAACTAATTGCCACAGCCATGCTGATGTTCCTCGGCTGCATGGGCTGCATCCAGAATTCGTTcttctccaactccaacttCCAGAGTGCGCTCAACTTCGGTTTTGTTGTCCTGATCTGCATCCAGTGCTTTGGCTGCGTGTGCGGTGCCCATCTCAATCCCGCCGTGACGTTGGCCAACTATATCTACAACATGATCTCCCTGCCCATGGCCATTTCCTACTTTGTCGCGCAGATGGTGGGGGCCTTCATCGGCTATGGTCTGCTCAAGGCCGTCATGCCAGAGAGCGCCATATACAGCTCTAGCACGTCGAGTGGCGTCTGCGTAACCTCCCTCCACAGCAGCCTGACGGGGCTGCAGGGCGTGGTCATCGAGTTCCTGATCACCAGCGCCCTGATTGCCATTTGCTGTGGCGTCTGGGATCCGCGCAATGCCAAGAACCAGGACTCGGTGCCAGTGCGTTTCGCCCTAGCCATCGCCTGCCTCTCCTTGACTGCG GGTCAGTTCACAGGAGCCAGCATGAATCCGGCGCGCTCTTTTGCCCCGGCCATTTGGAACGGAGCCTGGGAGAATCACTGGATCTACTGGGTGGGTCCCCTGGCAGGAGCTCTCGTCTCATCGCTCATCTACAAGTATGCTTTCCGACGAGAGGTTCAGGCACAGGAAGAGCAGGAATCCACCATGTCCACCAAGCGGACCTCTGAACTAGAGTTCGCCTAG
- the LOC108160599 gene encoding aquaporin, with amino-acid sequence MSQQKPKQASGFDSPSGGRWRLHQKHRSRVAAFFGELVGTAMFVLIACWGCVQTPIFNNTHFQSGLTFGLAILIAIQCYGSVSGAHLNPAITLAAALYGVLHWGMAIAYFVAQVAGAFIGYGLLVAVLPHNAIKGVDNPAGVCVTVLASDISVLQGVFIEFLITCCLVMVACSVWDPRNAKLKDSVPVRFGLTVSCLIITAGLFTGASMNPTRSLGPAVWNDSWEHHWIYWVGPLVAGAVTSLIYRFAFKGDEVIELRSSNAKIRVIEEVALP; translated from the exons ATGTCGCAACAGAAGCCAAAACAAGCAAGCGGATTCGACTCCCCCTCCGGCGGACGATGGCGTCTCCATCAGAAGCACAGGAGTCGAGTGGCCGCCTTCTTTGGGGAGCTGGTGGGCACAGCCATGTTCGTACTCATCGCCTGCTGGGGCTGTGTCCAGACGCCGATCTTCAACAACACGCACTTTCAAAGCGGCCTCACCTTCGGCCTGGCAATCCTCATAGCCATCCAGTGCTACGGTTCTGTGTCCGGGGCACACCTCAATCCAGCCATTACCCTCGCTGCCGCCCTGTACGGCGTGCTCCACTGGGGTATGGCCATTGCCTATTTTGTGGCTCAGGTGGCGGGCGCTTTCATTGGGTACGGCCTGTTGGTAGCCGTCCTCCCCCATAACGCCATTAAGGGCGTGGACAACCCGGCAGGTGTCTGCGTGACAGTCCTGGCCAGTGACATCTCTGTGCTGCAGGGTGTATTTATTGAGTTCCTCATCACCTGTTGCCTGGTGATGGTTGCCTGCTCGGTGTGGGATCCCCGCAATGCCAAGCTCAAGGACTCGGTGCCCGTGCGCTTCGGTCTGACAGTGTCCTGTCTCATCATTACAGCG GGCCTCTTCACAGGAGCCAGCATGAATCCCACTAGGTCCCTGGGTCCTGCTGTGTGGAACGATTCGTGGGAGCACCATTGGATCTATTGGGTGGGTCCTCTCGTGGCAGGCGCTGTCACTTCCCTCATCTACCGATTCGCCTTCAAAGGAGACGAGGTGATCGAGCTACGGAGCTCGAATGCCAAGATTCGAGTGATCGAGGAGGTGGCACTGCCCTAA
- the LOC108160598 gene encoding aquaporin AQPcic isoform X3 produces the protein MKGSTLDKICCFLAELIGTGMLIFLGCMGCVKSDLFPNNHLQIILNFGLAVMICIQCFGCVSGAHLNPAVTVAAYIYELVTLPMAFVYFVAQMLGAFIGYGLLKVLLPEDTLSAGVGLCVTLPHNSISHAQAFGIEFVITAILVIVCCGVWDPRNSKFHDSVAIRFGLAISCLACAAGPFTGASMNPARSFAPALWNAHFDSNWIYWLAPLSAAAVTAYAYKAVFRREVVEAEITSHEKLRQLEDVQLS, from the exons ATGAAGGGATCGACACTGGACAAAATCTGCTGCTTCCTGGCCGAGCTCATCGGCACAGGCATGCTGATCTTCCTCGGCTGCATGGGATGCGTGAAGTCGGACCTGTTCCCCAACAACCATCTGCAGATTATTCTCAACTTCGGTCTGGCGGTCATGATCTGCATCCAGTGCTTCGGCTGTGTGTCCGGCGCCCATCTCAATCCAGCGGTAACTGTTGCCGCCTATATCTACGAGTTGGTCACACTTCCCATGGCCTTTGTCTACTTTGTGGCCCAGATGCTGGGCGCCTTCATTGGCTACGGCCTGCTGAAGGTTCTCCTGCCCGAGGACACCCTCAGTGCGGGCGTTGGCCTGTGTGTGACCTTGCCCCACAACAGCATTAGCCATGCTCAGGCCTTTGGCATTGAGTTCGTGATCACTGCCATCCTGGTGATTGTCTGCTGCGGCGTCTGGGATCCCCGCAACTCCAAGTTCCATGACTCTGTTGCCATTCGCTTCGGTCTGGCCATTTCCTGCCTTGCCTGCGCTGCC GGTCCCTTCACCGGTGCCAGCATGAACCCGGCCAGGTCCTTTGCTCCTGCCCTGTGGAACGCCCACTTCGATTCCAACTGGATCTACTGGCTGGCTCCACTCAGTGCTGCCGCCGTTACCGCCTACGCCTACAAGGCCGTCTTCCGGCGGGAGGTGGTGGAGGCGGAGATCACCAGCCACGAGAAGCTGCGCCAGCTGGAGGACGTACAGCTCTCGTAG